TTGCTTGCCCTGTGGTGCAGCGCAGCGGCGGCGGATACCGTTTGGCTAAAAAATGGCGACCGCCTGAGCGGAACGGTACGTTCGCTGGAGGAGGGCAAATTAGTCATGGATACCGACTGGGGCGGCACGCTGTCGCTAAACTGGAGCGCGGTCAGCACCCTGAACAGTAAAAACCAGATCACCCTGCGCAATAGCCAGAGCGGGGAAAATTACAGCGTCAGGCTGGAAGCGGCCGAGCCGGGATGGCTAACGGTGGTCAGCAGCAACGAGCAGGAGGAGAAGGTTGCGGTTTCCCATATTGATGATTTTATGAAGGCAAAAGTGAAAAGCGATCGGCTGAACTGGAACGGTAATGTCGATCTGGGCATCAACCTGAAGCACGCCTCGACCGAAACGCAGGATACCAATTTCGCCTTTAACAATAAAATCAGCCACGGCAAGTGGCGCCATGATTTCGGCGCCGCCTGGAATCGCGAAAAAGAGGATGCCAGCGTTAACACCAATAATTACAGCCTGCGCTATGCGATCGATTATACCTTTCGCGAACAGTTCTTCTGGCAGGGGCGCGCCAGCTACAAGCGTGACTGGGTGGAGGATCTGGCGCATCAGGCGCTGATCGGCACCGGGCCGGGCTATCAGTTCTGGGATAACGAACGCGGAGCTTTTTCGCTGTCACTCCTTACCGGCGCGTTCGGCTATGGCTACAGCGACGGCACAGTCGACAGTCATTTCGGCTCCTCCGTGCGCTGGGATTATCAGCGTTATCTGCGTGGTAAAGCGCTCACGCTGTTCAGCCATGGCGAAGTGGGACATTCGCTGGATGATGATGGCATTTTTACCCTAGATGCGGAGGTGGGTCTGCGTTATGCCTTGACCAGCTGGTCAACGTTGAATATTGGCTACGGGCGCAATTTAGTGAGCGGCACGCGCGATACGCTGAATGAACGGCGTTTCACTACCGGACTGGGCGTGAAGTGGTAAAAAAAAGGGCGATATCTATCGCCCTTTTTTGCTGATGGCTTACGGTCAGGAGCCGCTGTTATTGTCGGTCGGCGCCGGAACGTTATTATCGTCAGCTGGCGCGGCGGGCTGAGCCTGATCAATCGGTGCAGCAGGCTGAGCCTCCCCGGCCGGCTGGGCCTGATCGATTGGCGCAGCAGGGTTGCCGTTTTGCTCGGCGGCATTGGTCGGCAGAGTCTGATTCGGCGCCTGAGTATCCGCATTTTGCGGAACCACAGGTTCAACCGGCGCATCTTCCGCTAAGCCATTGATTTTTACCGGCATACCAGAGCGCGCTCTCATTGCCTGATCGATAATCGCCTGATTCACGCTGGCGTCAGAGACAATCTTGCTCACCGCTGGCGTCAACGTAATCGGTACTGGCGCACGCGATTTAAACTGCTCTTCGGTGGTGGAGAGCGGGTTATGGATCTCGACATAGCGCGAACCGTCCGGCTCTACCGTCGCCTTAACCGGCTGATCGATAAACTGTACGCGCGTACCGACCGGCACGTTATCGAACAGCCATTTAATATCGTCAGCGCGCAGACGTACACAGCCGTGGCTTACGCGCAGGCCAATGCCGAAATTGGCGTTAGTTCCGTGGATCGCGTACAGGCGGCCGATATAAAGCGCATAAAGTCCCATCGGGTTATCCGGACCGGCCGGGAATACCTCAGGCAGTGTCTCGCCGCGTTCAGCATACTCTTCATGCATTTTTTTGGTTGGCGTCCAGGTCGGGCCCGCTTTTTTGCGCTGCACGGTGGTCGTCCAGTTTACCGGTGTATCTTTGCCCAGCTCACCGATACCGATCGGCAGTACCACGACGGTTTTTGTGCCTTTCGGATAGTAATAGAGACGCATTTCGGCGCTGTTGATGACAATCCCTTCACGCGGCGCGTCGGGCAGAATCAACTGGTGGGGAATAATCAGTTTGGAACCGGCCTGAGGCAGATAAACGTCAACGCCGGGGTTGGCTTCGAGCATATTGCTCAGGCCCATTTGATACTGCGCAGCAAAGGCTTCCAGTGGAAGTTTGCTGTCCTGCGGGATGGTAATTTCCAGGTTTTCTCCCGTCAAACGGCTGTTAGCCGGAGGCAGAGGATAAACCACAGCAAGCGCCTGTTGGCTGAATGCCACCAGTGCTACTGCCAGTGAAGCGATCGCGCGAATGCTCTTTTTCATCTTATTTCAGTTGATTAATGCCATTAAGTGGCTTGTTAGAGAGTCGACCCAGGTGCGGCCAGTGTGACCGGCTGCACATTATATGTGCATAACCTCCTGTTGTGGAACCAGGATTTTTCGTAACAGCACCTTCATATCTTAACTCTATGTCATTTAACACAATCTTGCTTGCCCTGAAGGCGATTTTTACATTCAGGGTTGCCATTGCGGATCGTCGCCATCCAGTTTGCGGTTAAGAAAGAAGGCGGCGCTGATTAAGGCCAGGTGGCTGAGCGCCTGCGGGAAATTGCCCAGCGCGAAACCGTGAAAATCGAACTCCTCAGCGTACAGGCCCAGCGGGTTGGCGTAGCTCAGCAGTTTTTCGAATTCGAAATGCGCTTCTTCGACCCGTCCGGCGCGCGCCAGACACTCGACATACCAGAAAGAGCAGGCGACAAACGATCCCTCCCGGCCGCTTAGCGCATCAGCGGGCGTCTCTTCGCGGTCATAGCGCCAAACCATCCCGTCGCGCACCAGCTTCGCCTTGATGGCATCCAGCGTTGACAGCCAGTCGGGATCGGTCGCGCCGACAAAGCGTACCAGCGGCATTAACAGCATGGAGGCATCCAGCGATTTGCCGCGGCGCGTAGCGGTAAAATGGCCCAGTTCGGGATCCCAAAAATCCTGCCAGATCTCCTGACGAATTTCGCTACGCACCCGATCCCAGCGCTCGTAAGGCATCGGCAGCGATCGCTTCATCCCCAGACGTAGCGCGCGATCCAGCGCCACCCAACACATCAGGCGCGAATGCAAAAAATGTTGCGGCTCGCCGCGCATTTCCCATATGCCGGCATCCGGCTCCTGCCAGTGTTCGCACAGGTAATCGATAGTGCTGCAAACGTTGCGCCAGCCGCGCTCGGAGATCGCCTCGCCATATTTATTCGCCAGGTAAACCGCATCCATTAATTCGCCGTAGATATCAAGCTGCGTCTGTCGCCAGGCATCATTGCCGATGCGCACCGGACGCGACTCGCCATAGCCGGAAAGGTGCGTCAGCTCGCTTTCATGCAGCTCGGTGCCGCTATCAAGGCGGTACATTACCTGTAGCCGCTCTTTGTCGTGATGGCTGTTTTCCACGCAGTGGCCTACCCAATGGGTAAAGCGTTTTGCCTCATCAACGTAGCCCAGGCGCATCAGCGCATAGACGCTGAAAGAGGCATCGCGGATCCATGAGGCGCGATAGTCCCAGTTGCGTTCGCCGCCCAGCTCTTCCGGCAGGCCGAAAGTGGCGGCGGCGGCAATCGAGCCATGCTGCCATGAGGTTAGCAGCTTCAACGTCAGCGAGGAGCGCTTCACCATCTCCTGCCAGCGTCCGCGCCAGTTGCTTTGGTGGCACCAGTTGCGCCAGTAACGCAGTGTCTCCTTAAAGCAGATATCGGTTTGCAGGTTATCCAGATGATCGTCCTGCGCGCAGCCGAAAATAAACTCCGCATGCTCGCCGGTTTGCAGGGTAAAGGTGGCGACTGCCGCCTGGCGATCGAGCGAGAGCGGCACGGTGGAGGTCAGGCGCAGCGTGGGTTGCCCCTCGGCACTGAACAGCACGGCGTTATCACGTAGCTTCGCTTTCGGGGTGGCGCGCGCATAATCGTGCACCGGCGCGCAGCGCAACGAGAAGCGCCCCTGGCCGCGCACCATTTTCAGCCGCCGAATAATGCGCGGTTTGGTATCTTCCTGCTCGCAAATCGGCATGTAATCGGTGATTTCCGCCACGCCTTCGGCAGCCAGCCAGCGCGTTTGTAAAATATTGGTATCCGGCAGATAAAGCTGCTGACGACGACAGGCTTTCCAGTCGGGCGTCAGGCTGAATACACCTGCCTCATCGCTGTCCAGCAGGGCGGTGAAAACAGAGGGACTATCCAGATTGGGCCAACAAAAATAGTCGATGGTGCCGTCGTCCGCGACCAGCGCGCAGGTGCGCAGATCGCCGATGATGCCGTGATTACCGATAGGTCGTTTGATTTCAGCCATGCCGTTCCCCGGTTGCGCTGTTGAACTATTACTATAGACAACCCGGGCGGGGCTGGCGGCGCAGATGGACAGAGCGGCTATACTTGCTGTTCATTTATTAAGCGTAACAGAGGAGTGAAGCTATGCCGACAAACAAGGTGGCGGTGGTGACCGCATCGGATTCCGGCATCGGAAAAGCCTGTGCGATAATGCTGGCTGAGCAGGGTTATGATATCGGCATTACCTGGCGTTCCGATGAGAACGGCGCGCAGGAGACGGCCGAAGAGGTGCGAAAGCTGGGACGCCGGGCAGAACGGGTGCAGATGGATCTTTCCGATCCGCAGCAGGGCGGTAAAGCGCTGGAGGCGCTGATTGCGCAGCTGGGCCGCATCGATGCGCTGGTCAATAATGCGGGGACCAACGTAAAAGGCGACTTCCTGGATATTGCTTTTGATGAATGGCGCAAAGTCTTTACCGTTGACGTCGACGGCGCTTTTATTTGCGGACAGATTGCCGCGCGCCAGATGGTCAAACAGGGCGGGGGCGGACGCATTATCAATATCACCTCGGTACATGAACATACGCCGCTGCCGGGTTCGGTGGCTTACACCGCCGCCAAACATGCGTTAGGCGGCCTGACCAAATCGATGGCGCTTAGCCTGTTGCCGCAAAAAATCCTGGTTAACTCGGTTGCGCCGGGCGCGATCGCCACGCCGATGAATGATATGGAGAATGCGGACGCGCACAAGATTTCACTGCCGAATATTCCTGCCGGACGTCCCGGCGACACACGCGAAATCGCCAGTATGGTCGCCTGGCTCTGCTCCGAGTGGTCTGGCTATACCACCGGCCAGTCGTTTATTATCGACGGTGGTTTTATGCTCGCTAACCCGCAGTTTGCCGCCGCGCAACAGCAGGAAGCGCAATAATCTCTCTTTCAGCGTCATCAGCGCGCCGACGGGGCGGTCAACTGCCCCGTTTTGCTTTTCCGTTCCGCCGCCTTCCGCGTTATTATTGGTCGCCCGAGCAAAAAGGACGCGTTTATGGCTATGGATACTCCAGCGCTGGCGGTAGGTGACGTCAGCTATTGGCTGGCGGATAAGGTTCTGCTGGCTCCTCTCTCTTTTACGTTGCATCAGCATGAATGGGTCTGGCTCACTGGCCCTTCCGGCAGCGGTAAAACCACCTTATTGAAAATCCTTGCCGGGCTGCTGGCGCCGACGACCGGCAGCATCGCGTTACGCGGCGAGGAGATGACCGCGCTGAAGCCTGAGGCCTGGCGCCAGCAGGTCGCGTACTGTTTTCAGACGCCGCAGCTGTTTGGCGCAAGCGTCTATGATAACCTGGCTTTCCCGTGGCAAATTCGTCAGCGGCGACCTGATAAGCAGGCGTTGCGCGCCAGCCTGGCGCAGCTTAATTTAGCGCCGGATATACTGGAGCAGCCGATTGCCGACCTGTCCGGCGGCGAACGACAGCGCGTAGGGCTGCTGCGCTATTTACAATTTCCGCCGGCGGTGCTGCTGCTGGATGAGGTCACCAGCGCGCTGGATAACGAAAACAAAGCGCGGGTAAAACAGCTTATCCGGCAAACCGCGCAGCAACGGTCAATGAGCGTTTTGTGGATCAGTCACGACCCGCAGGAGATCGACGACGGCGCCCGTATTATCTCTTTAACCCGCACGGAAGCCAGACAATGAACCATCCCGCTATTAGTAACGCCTCGCTGGCGCTGGCCTTTATGCTGGTGCTGGTGGCGCTGATCGTCAGCCAGAAAGAGAAACTGGGGCTGCATAAAGATATTTTATGGAGCGTGGCGCGCGCCATCGTTCAGCTCACCCTGGTCGGCTACGTACTGCATACCCTGTTCGATTTTAATAACCGCTGGCTGACGCTTTTGATGGTACTGTTTATCTGCACCAACGCGGCGCTGCACGCGCGCAAGCGCAGTAAACGCATTGGCAACGCCTTTGTCATCACTTTTATCGCTATCGCTTCCGGCACCGCTCTGACGCTCTCTATTCTGGTATTAAGCGGCGCGATCGCCTTTGTACCGATGCAGGTGATCCCGGTTTCCGGCATGATCGCCGGCAACGCGATGGTGGCGGTAGGATTATGCTACACCCAACTCAATCAGCGCTTTGCTGATAACCGGCAGAAGGTTGAAGAGATGTTGAGCCTCGGCGCGTCGGTTAAACAGGCTTCGGCAACGCTGGTGCGCGACAGCATTCGCGCGGCCATGATCCCGACGGTGGATGCGGCGAAAACGGTCGGGCTGGTCAGCCTGCCGGGCATGATGTCAGGGCTGATCTTTGCCGGTATCGATCCGGTATTGGCGATTAAATATCAGATCATGGTGACCTTTATGCTGCTGGGAACGGCGGCGATCTCCACGATTATCGCCGCCTGGCTGGCTTACCGACGTTTCTATAATGCCCGAGCGCAGCTGGTATTTTAATCGTCATGCCGTCGCGACCAGCGGCGAAACGCCAGGCGCAGCAGCAGGACAAACACCACCGCCGCGGCCAGCCATAACAGATGTTTCAGATGATGATCGAGGCGGTGCAGCCATGGGGTAATCATTTCGCCGGCAAAATAGCCGAGCGTCACAAACACCAGCGACCAGATAAAGGCGCCGATAGCGTTAAAAACCAGGAATTTCAGCGGGCCGAGGCGGCTGGCGCCGATAATAATCGGCCCGATAACCCGAAAGCCGTACATAAAGCGTACGCCAATAATAAACAGCACCGGATAGCGGCGGATCATCCGGTTGGCGCGCTTCAGTTTGCCCTGATGTTTTTTAAAGCGACGCAGAATCCGGGAGCCGAAATGCCGCCCAATGTAGTAAAGCAGTTGATCGCCAAGAAAACCGCCGAGCATCACTGCCAGCACCACGCCGCTGTAGCGCAGCAGCTTTTCATGCGCCATGACGCCGCCCAGCAGGGCAAAAGTTTCCCCTTCCGCAATACAGCCAATCACGACGGCCAAATAACCATACTGCTCAATAAGTTGGTTGATATCGAAATGCAAAACGTACCGTCCCTTTTATTTGTAGCGTCAGGGTAAGTGTACACCCCGTTAACCAGGGCTTGCGAAAAAACGCGACGCCGGAAGCAGCTTACCTCCAGGTTGATGAAAAAATAGCCAGGCGAATTATACTTGAATGAAAGCCGCCGAGCCGGCGGTGAGTCGCTGAGGGCAATATCATGAACCATGTCTGGGGGCTTCTGGCGCATCCCGATCGGGAGATGCGCGATATCGAACGAGAAAATGAAACCGTTTCTCATCATTACACCCATCACGTTTTGTTAATGGCAGCGGTTCCGGTGATTTGTTCGTTGATCGGTACCACCCAAATGGGATGGTATCTCGGTGGAGGACGCACCGTCCCGCTGGCGCTTTCGACCGGGCTGATGCTGGCCGTGCTGTTTTACCTCCTGATCCTCGGCGGCGTGGCGGTGATGGGGCGGATAATTCACTGGATGGCGCGCGATTATCCGCAGCGGCCCAGCGTGCAGCGCTGTACGGTTTTTGCCGGCTATGTCGCCACCCCGCTGTTTCTGAGCGGCATTATCGCGCTGTATCCGCTGGTCTGGCTCTGCGTACTGGCTGGGGCGGTCGCGCTGGCCTGGACCGGTTATCTGCTTTACGTGGGCATTCCACAGCTGCTGAATATCGATCGTGAAGA
This Mixta hanseatica DNA region includes the following protein-coding sequences:
- a CDS encoding DUF481 domain-containing protein → MLYFKISRFLFPAVWLLALWCSAAAADTVWLKNGDRLSGTVRSLEEGKLVMDTDWGGTLSLNWSAVSTLNSKNQITLRNSQSGENYSVRLEAAEPGWLTVVSSNEQEEKVAVSHIDDFMKAKVKSDRLNWNGNVDLGINLKHASTETQDTNFAFNNKISHGKWRHDFGAAWNREKEDASVNTNNYSLRYAIDYTFREQFFWQGRASYKRDWVEDLAHQALIGTGPGYQFWDNERGAFSLSLLTGAFGYGYSDGTVDSHFGSSVRWDYQRYLRGKALTLFSHGEVGHSLDDDGIFTLDAEVGLRYALTSWSTLNIGYGRNLVSGTRDTLNERRFTTGLGVKW
- a CDS encoding L,D-transpeptidase family protein, coding for MKKSIRAIASLAVALVAFSQQALAVVYPLPPANSRLTGENLEITIPQDSKLPLEAFAAQYQMGLSNMLEANPGVDVYLPQAGSKLIIPHQLILPDAPREGIVINSAEMRLYYYPKGTKTVVVLPIGIGELGKDTPVNWTTTVQRKKAGPTWTPTKKMHEEYAERGETLPEVFPAGPDNPMGLYALYIGRLYAIHGTNANFGIGLRVSHGCVRLRADDIKWLFDNVPVGTRVQFIDQPVKATVEPDGSRYVEIHNPLSTTEEQFKSRAPVPITLTPAVSKIVSDASVNQAIIDQAMRARSGMPVKINGLAEDAPVEPVVPQNADTQAPNQTLPTNAAEQNGNPAAPIDQAQPAGEAQPAAPIDQAQPAAPADDNNVPAPTDNNSGS
- a CDS encoding glycoside hydrolase family 15 protein; its protein translation is MAEIKRPIGNHGIIGDLRTCALVADDGTIDYFCWPNLDSPSVFTALLDSDEAGVFSLTPDWKACRRQQLYLPDTNILQTRWLAAEGVAEITDYMPICEQEDTKPRIIRRLKMVRGQGRFSLRCAPVHDYARATPKAKLRDNAVLFSAEGQPTLRLTSTVPLSLDRQAAVATFTLQTGEHAEFIFGCAQDDHLDNLQTDICFKETLRYWRNWCHQSNWRGRWQEMVKRSSLTLKLLTSWQHGSIAAAATFGLPEELGGERNWDYRASWIRDASFSVYALMRLGYVDEAKRFTHWVGHCVENSHHDKERLQVMYRLDSGTELHESELTHLSGYGESRPVRIGNDAWRQTQLDIYGELMDAVYLANKYGEAISERGWRNVCSTIDYLCEHWQEPDAGIWEMRGEPQHFLHSRLMCWVALDRALRLGMKRSLPMPYERWDRVRSEIRQEIWQDFWDPELGHFTATRRGKSLDASMLLMPLVRFVGATDPDWLSTLDAIKAKLVRDGMVWRYDREETPADALSGREGSFVACSFWYVECLARAGRVEEAHFEFEKLLSYANPLGLYAEEFDFHGFALGNFPQALSHLALISAAFFLNRKLDGDDPQWQP
- a CDS encoding SDR family oxidoreductase, giving the protein MPTNKVAVVTASDSGIGKACAIMLAEQGYDIGITWRSDENGAQETAEEVRKLGRRAERVQMDLSDPQQGGKALEALIAQLGRIDALVNNAGTNVKGDFLDIAFDEWRKVFTVDVDGAFICGQIAARQMVKQGGGGRIINITSVHEHTPLPGSVAYTAAKHALGGLTKSMALSLLPQKILVNSVAPGAIATPMNDMENADAHKISLPNIPAGRPGDTREIASMVAWLCSEWSGYTTGQSFIIDGGFMLANPQFAAAQQQEAQ
- the fetA gene encoding iron efflux ABC transporter ATP-binding subunit FetA, which gives rise to MAMDTPALAVGDVSYWLADKVLLAPLSFTLHQHEWVWLTGPSGSGKTTLLKILAGLLAPTTGSIALRGEEMTALKPEAWRQQVAYCFQTPQLFGASVYDNLAFPWQIRQRRPDKQALRASLAQLNLAPDILEQPIADLSGGERQRVGLLRYLQFPPAVLLLDEVTSALDNENKARVKQLIRQTAQQRSMSVLWISHDPQEIDDGARIISLTRTEARQ
- the fetB gene encoding iron efflux ABC transporter permease subunit FetB; the encoded protein is MNHPAISNASLALAFMLVLVALIVSQKEKLGLHKDILWSVARAIVQLTLVGYVLHTLFDFNNRWLTLLMVLFICTNAALHARKRSKRIGNAFVITFIAIASGTALTLSILVLSGAIAFVPMQVIPVSGMIAGNAMVAVGLCYTQLNQRFADNRQKVEEMLSLGASVKQASATLVRDSIRAAMIPTVDAAKTVGLVSLPGMMSGLIFAGIDPVLAIKYQIMVTFMLLGTAAISTIIAAWLAYRRFYNARAQLVF
- a CDS encoding DedA family protein; this encodes MHFDINQLIEQYGYLAVVIGCIAEGETFALLGGVMAHEKLLRYSGVVLAVMLGGFLGDQLLYYIGRHFGSRILRRFKKHQGKLKRANRMIRRYPVLFIIGVRFMYGFRVIGPIIIGASRLGPLKFLVFNAIGAFIWSLVFVTLGYFAGEMITPWLHRLDHHLKHLLWLAAAVVFVLLLRLAFRRWSRRHDD
- a CDS encoding Yip1 family protein, with the translated sequence MNHVWGLLAHPDREMRDIERENETVSHHYTHHVLLMAAVPVICSLIGTTQMGWYLGGGRTVPLALSTGLMLAVLFYLLILGGVAVMGRIIHWMARDYPQRPSVQRCTVFAGYVATPLFLSGIIALYPLVWLCVLAGAVALAWTGYLLYVGIPQLLNIDREESLRFSGSTLAIGILLFEVLLALTVLLWGYGFRMG